A genomic stretch from Rubripirellula reticaptiva includes:
- a CDS encoding GumC domain-containing protein, with product MTQTQLHASSSYSQSPNSAQEGGTAGASASSHSSAETRLIELAKRTWKWLVVAAVISAGAGYYWAKEHNSTTYQVESRLVYNKTFFGAPLYQGLDIRTLLKEFNSKEAIAELVEKRELLAPIDFMSRQVEANVDGGEGSVTITMEWADQKDGIEMLDDLVEIGLRRTRNMRDEGLDQHLLGLHNAIEKEAKPEIAALKAQYAAISKKNGVDDITVASEEWKSKLEVMESELRTQQAIFQATQEQSARLESGVALVATSIKESDFVPKQKPVSATALLSRITDLESDIVEQRNQAIVEAKLRSKEAELSRIEPLVQRGLMPQSRYNELSAEVEQLRLEARGDGAVADMEEELDRLNRQMESFGDDPSTAVEAMRESSRIKSVLDMQLATSRVHIEHLESAIGYLEPKINEMNKSMILARTLEKAIAIEESKLEVKETFVEQLETLKHGDAHGFRVIESAAPSMMPEKNDFRKQFATAFMLCLMGLSIPVLGIGLRSVMPTPGTSLAERMNIAEIGTISKSELRAASSTGKKATLIPDSIRIAAVRLQHVSSGLANRLVHVVGLNGRNASIATTKQLAASMAKLGEEVMVVLVGETTLDEGETFREITEDDQSSRLRIVAMGDLPADEILSLLHTDFQTDGLVLLTGLSCKNRADVELVSLKSGAVLLSAPGGAKFTDAANEVVGSLTKFNVPMIGVIS from the coding sequence ATGACCCAAACTCAACTCCATGCATCTTCCTCGTATTCACAATCGCCAAATTCGGCGCAGGAAGGTGGAACGGCTGGTGCAAGTGCATCGTCACATAGTTCAGCCGAAACTCGCCTGATCGAACTGGCAAAGAGGACCTGGAAATGGTTGGTCGTTGCTGCGGTTATCAGTGCTGGTGCTGGTTATTACTGGGCCAAGGAACATAACTCAACGACGTATCAAGTTGAGTCGCGTTTGGTTTACAACAAAACGTTTTTCGGTGCACCACTGTATCAAGGATTGGATATTCGGACATTGTTGAAGGAGTTCAACTCAAAAGAAGCCATCGCAGAACTGGTTGAGAAACGGGAACTATTGGCGCCAATCGACTTCATGAGCCGCCAAGTCGAAGCCAATGTTGACGGTGGTGAGGGTTCGGTCACGATCACGATGGAATGGGCTGATCAAAAAGACGGCATCGAAATGCTTGACGATTTGGTCGAGATAGGTCTTCGCAGAACTCGCAATATGCGCGATGAAGGCTTGGACCAGCATCTTTTAGGATTGCACAATGCGATTGAAAAAGAAGCGAAGCCCGAAATTGCAGCTTTGAAGGCGCAGTACGCCGCAATCAGCAAAAAGAACGGTGTTGATGACATCACCGTGGCAAGCGAGGAATGGAAATCAAAGCTTGAAGTGATGGAATCCGAGTTGCGAACGCAACAAGCAATCTTTCAAGCCACGCAAGAGCAGTCCGCTCGTTTGGAATCTGGAGTCGCCTTGGTCGCGACGTCGATCAAAGAAAGCGACTTTGTGCCGAAGCAAAAACCGGTCTCGGCCACGGCACTGCTAAGCCGCATTACCGACTTGGAATCGGACATCGTCGAGCAACGAAATCAAGCGATCGTGGAAGCGAAGCTGCGAAGTAAGGAAGCCGAATTGTCACGGATCGAGCCACTTGTTCAACGTGGATTGATGCCTCAGTCTCGCTACAACGAGCTATCAGCAGAGGTAGAACAATTGCGTTTGGAAGCTCGTGGTGATGGTGCAGTCGCAGACATGGAAGAAGAACTCGATCGTCTGAACCGTCAGATGGAATCATTTGGCGACGACCCATCCACGGCGGTCGAAGCGATGCGAGAATCCTCGCGGATCAAATCGGTGCTCGACATGCAGTTGGCAACCTCGCGAGTACATATCGAACACCTTGAAAGCGCGATCGGATATCTCGAGCCAAAAATTAACGAAATGAACAAGTCGATGATCCTTGCTCGAACACTTGAAAAAGCGATCGCTATCGAAGAATCAAAGCTTGAAGTTAAAGAAACGTTCGTCGAACAGCTTGAAACTCTTAAGCATGGTGACGCACACGGTTTTCGTGTGATCGAATCGGCAGCTCCCAGTATGATGCCAGAAAAGAACGACTTTCGTAAACAATTTGCAACTGCGTTTATGTTGTGCTTGATGGGTTTGTCGATTCCTGTTCTGGGAATTGGGCTGCGAAGTGTGATGCCTACGCCCGGGACGTCGTTGGCCGAGCGTATGAACATCGCTGAAATTGGCACCATTTCGAAATCGGAACTGCGAGCCGCATCGTCTACCGGAAAGAAGGCGACGTTGATTCCCGACTCAATTCGCATCGCAGCGGTGCGATTGCAACACGTTTCATCGGGTCTGGCCAATCGTTTGGTCCATGTCGTTGGGCTCAACGGGCGTAATGCGTCGATTGCAACGACAAAGCAGTTGGCTGCGTCGATGGCAAAGCTAGGTGAAGAAGTGATGGTCGTTTTGGTTGGTGAAACGACGCTTGACGAAGGTGAGACCTTCCGAGAAATCACCGAAGACGATCAATCGAGCCGATTGCGGATTGTAGCGATGGGCGATTTGCCTGCTGATGAGATTCTCTCACTGTTGCATACCGACTTCCAAACTGATGGACTGGTGCTGTTGACCGGATTGTCTTGCAAGAATCGCGCTGATGTGGAACTGGTCAGCCTGAAGTCGGGTGCCGTTTTGTTGTCGGCACCTGGTGGAGCGAAGTTCACCGACGCAGCTAATGAAGTGGTGGGAAGTTTGACCAAATTCAACGTCCCTATGATCGGAGTGATCTCTTGA
- a CDS encoding glycosyltransferase family 2 protein encodes MILGLANAEFEIVQPVLASGWITAFEWTIGMVAVTFLIPTFMLMAQCVVGSFPRRRSIDMPTQSIGRPSVDVLVPAHNEESVIGATIDSIRRQLMPGDRLLVVADNCNDGTADVARAFGAVVTERFDDTKRAKGFAVDHGLKILQQEPRDVVLMVDADCDVVDGSIDRLARLAISTDGPVQANYQMPAAQSGGAWGAVSGFATTVKNQVRPLGLHRLGYGCVLYGSGMAFPSALASRPNWASDNIVEDMKVSYDLMIDGHSPHYCPEAIVRASLPAERGNALEQRKRWEHGHLHTIATQTPRLVGSAVTSARPALLVAAIDLLIPPLALLVQCWVVSMLSILVVTWTMPVSHLPLILMTLAGGFLGFGVMTAWYAHGRDQLTIKQLCIVPFYVLSKFPLYVAAIFRRQKTWRRTDRDSANEVCA; translated from the coding sequence TTGATCCTTGGACTAGCTAATGCTGAATTTGAAATCGTCCAACCTGTTTTGGCATCGGGGTGGATCACGGCGTTTGAGTGGACGATTGGGATGGTGGCGGTGACCTTCTTGATCCCCACCTTCATGTTGATGGCACAGTGTGTCGTGGGTTCCTTCCCTCGTCGTCGGTCGATTGATATGCCAACGCAATCAATCGGACGGCCGAGCGTCGATGTGCTGGTGCCAGCCCATAACGAAGAATCCGTTATCGGAGCCACGATCGATTCGATTCGTCGTCAGTTGATGCCGGGCGATCGCTTGCTGGTGGTTGCTGACAACTGTAATGACGGAACGGCCGACGTGGCACGCGCGTTCGGTGCGGTGGTGACGGAGCGTTTTGACGATACCAAGCGGGCCAAAGGTTTCGCCGTTGACCACGGATTGAAGATCCTGCAACAAGAACCTCGCGACGTCGTCTTGATGGTTGATGCGGATTGCGATGTCGTCGATGGCTCAATCGATCGATTGGCACGTTTAGCTATTTCGACGGACGGTCCGGTTCAAGCAAACTATCAGATGCCAGCCGCACAGAGCGGCGGAGCGTGGGGAGCGGTTTCAGGGTTTGCAACCACCGTGAAGAACCAAGTCCGTCCACTTGGTTTGCACCGGCTTGGATATGGTTGTGTGTTGTATGGATCGGGAATGGCCTTTCCATCGGCGCTGGCAAGTCGCCCCAATTGGGCCAGTGATAACATTGTCGAAGACATGAAGGTCAGCTACGACTTGATGATTGACGGACACTCGCCCCACTACTGTCCCGAAGCGATTGTTCGCGCTTCGTTGCCCGCTGAGCGTGGCAATGCGTTGGAGCAACGTAAAAGGTGGGAGCACGGTCACCTGCATACGATTGCGACCCAAACGCCGCGTTTAGTTGGATCCGCAGTCACGTCGGCACGGCCAGCATTATTGGTCGCGGCGATCGATTTGTTGATTCCGCCCTTGGCATTGTTGGTTCAGTGTTGGGTCGTCTCGATGCTAAGCATTTTGGTTGTCACTTGGACAATGCCGGTAAGTCATTTGCCATTGATCTTGATGACACTTGCCGGTGGATTTTTAGGGTTTGGTGTCATGACGGCTTGGTACGCTCACGGGCGAGATCAACTGACAATCAAGCAGTTGTGCATTGTGCCGTTCTACGTGTTGAGCAAGTTCCCGTTGTATGTTGCCGCAATTTTCCGACGGCAAAAAACATGGCGCCGAACAGACCGAGATTCTGCAAATGAGGTATGTGCTTAG
- a CDS encoding glycosyltransferase family 2 protein encodes MHTSVVIVNYRTASLTYDCLESLAKHVVGRSDVHVTLVDNLSGDDSVSQLQSAIDDRGWKSWVTLMPLDRNGGFAFGNNAAIREVLAADAERKPDYVWLLNPDTLVREGSLEKLIAYLEANPQCGLVGSRLEDPDGTPQRSAFRFPSLASEFDDGLRLGLVSKVLSSKTVAPPISNTAVKTGWVAGASMLVRREVFEDVGLLDDEYFMYYEETDFCRQASLVGWYCAYEPASRVVHLVGQASGVTIRNAVPKRRPQYWFDSRRRYFVKNHGAVYSGLVDVAWAVSYASWCVRSKLQGKPSYDPPKLLVDFVRNSVWMRGVTT; translated from the coding sequence ATGCATACATCTGTTGTTATCGTTAATTACCGAACTGCCTCGTTAACATATGATTGTCTTGAATCACTTGCAAAGCATGTGGTGGGACGTTCCGACGTACACGTTACGTTGGTCGATAATTTGTCGGGCGATGATTCTGTGTCCCAGCTTCAGTCGGCGATCGATGATCGTGGTTGGAAATCGTGGGTCACACTGATGCCGCTTGATCGAAACGGCGGGTTTGCGTTCGGAAACAACGCAGCGATTCGAGAAGTCTTGGCGGCGGATGCCGAGCGAAAGCCCGACTACGTTTGGCTGTTGAACCCGGACACTTTGGTTCGGGAAGGATCGCTCGAGAAATTGATCGCGTATTTGGAAGCAAATCCGCAGTGTGGTTTAGTGGGCAGTCGACTTGAGGATCCTGATGGCACGCCTCAGCGGTCGGCATTTCGGTTTCCTAGTTTGGCCAGTGAGTTTGATGACGGACTGCGACTTGGTCTGGTATCGAAGGTGTTATCAAGCAAAACTGTTGCACCACCGATTTCTAATACGGCCGTCAAGACTGGCTGGGTGGCCGGTGCCAGCATGTTGGTTCGTCGCGAAGTATTTGAAGATGTTGGTTTGCTTGACGACGAGTACTTCATGTACTACGAAGAGACCGATTTTTGCCGACAGGCCTCGCTGGTTGGTTGGTACTGTGCGTATGAACCGGCCAGTCGTGTGGTCCATTTAGTTGGCCAAGCCTCGGGGGTCACGATTCGCAATGCCGTTCCGAAACGCCGACCGCAATACTGGTTCGACTCACGTCGCCGGTACTTTGTAAAGAACCATGGCGCTGTCTATTCCGGATTAGTCGATGTGGCTTGGGCAGTTAGTTACGCGTCCTGGTGTGTGCGATCAAAATTGCAAGGCAAACCCAGCTACGACCCACCGAAGTTGTTGGTTGACTTCGTTCGAAACAGCGTTTGGATGCGTGGGGTGACAACTTGA
- a CDS encoding serine O-acetyltransferase, producing MNPSVFTLIREDYRANGSDWHRPGFRALATYRYGVWRMSFKYRIVRILLGVFYKVCQRRCMHVYGIELPYSASIGRNVTIEHQHGIVVHGASVIGDGCIIRQGVTLGIRDEKCLDQAPRLGKRVSVGAGAKILGDVTIGDDAKIGANAVVLCDVPAGQTAVGIPARVICKKTHSDRDGFDNGESESQHASSSINEALA from the coding sequence GTGAACCCCTCTGTATTCACGCTGATTCGCGAGGATTATCGAGCCAATGGCAGCGATTGGCACCGGCCCGGATTCCGTGCCTTGGCCACGTATCGCTATGGCGTTTGGCGAATGAGTTTTAAGTATCGAATCGTTCGAATATTGCTGGGGGTTTTTTACAAGGTTTGTCAGCGCCGGTGCATGCATGTGTATGGGATTGAACTTCCCTATTCAGCAAGCATCGGCCGCAACGTTACGATTGAACATCAGCATGGGATTGTGGTTCATGGTGCTAGTGTCATTGGCGATGGTTGCATCATCCGCCAAGGGGTGACGCTGGGGATCCGAGACGAAAAGTGCTTGGACCAGGCACCCCGGTTGGGTAAACGGGTCAGCGTTGGCGCCGGTGCCAAAATTCTTGGCGATGTTACCATTGGTGACGATGCAAAGATTGGTGCAAATGCGGTGGTGTTGTGTGATGTTCCGGCCGGTCAAACCGCTGTTGGCATTCCTGCGCGTGTGATTTGCAAGAAAACACATTCCGATCGCGACGGCTTTGATAACGGTGAATCTGAGTCGCAGCATGCAAGTTCTTCGATCAACGAGGCACTCGCATGA
- a CDS encoding glycosyltransferase, giving the protein MNLSENVRNEVGVVAIGRNEGERLKRCLQSVQGYRAVVYVDSNSSDASVDMAKQMGVSVVELDMSKPFSAARARNEGFDRLMELFPETKYVQFADGDCEIVKGWIDRAVSEMDQDSALAAVAGRRRERYPSFSIYNQLCDMEWNTPVGDAKACGGDALLRTAALSQAGGYNPVVIAGEEPELCVRMRSMGWKIRRVDCEMTLHDAAMTRFKQWWRRMQRSGHAYAQGANMHGGAPERHWVRELRSICFWAFVVPLISLLLAWPTSGLSLLLLIGYPVLMRRVYRYYQGRGFTNSDARLAAIFDVLAKFPQFVGVAVFYVNHLQSKHTKLIEYKGATQ; this is encoded by the coding sequence ATGAACTTAAGTGAAAACGTACGAAACGAAGTCGGTGTGGTCGCGATTGGACGCAACGAAGGCGAACGTCTCAAGCGTTGTCTGCAATCGGTCCAGGGTTACCGCGCGGTCGTGTATGTGGACTCGAATTCTTCTGACGCCAGCGTCGACATGGCCAAACAGATGGGCGTGTCGGTGGTCGAGCTTGATATGTCGAAGCCGTTTTCAGCGGCTCGGGCACGCAACGAAGGGTTCGACCGGTTGATGGAGTTGTTTCCTGAAACGAAGTACGTGCAGTTCGCTGATGGCGACTGTGAGATCGTGAAAGGATGGATCGATCGAGCGGTATCGGAAATGGACCAAGATTCGGCTCTAGCCGCAGTCGCGGGGCGTCGACGCGAACGCTATCCAAGCTTTTCGATTTACAACCAACTGTGTGATATGGAATGGAACACACCGGTTGGTGATGCCAAAGCATGCGGTGGCGATGCGTTGTTGCGGACTGCAGCGCTTTCGCAGGCGGGTGGATACAACCCGGTTGTGATTGCCGGCGAAGAACCCGAGTTGTGTGTTCGGATGCGATCAATGGGTTGGAAGATTCGTCGCGTTGATTGCGAGATGACACTGCATGACGCCGCAATGACTCGGTTTAAACAGTGGTGGCGGCGGATGCAAAGAAGCGGCCACGCGTATGCTCAGGGTGCGAACATGCACGGTGGCGCTCCTGAACGTCACTGGGTACGAGAGTTACGAAGTATATGTTTCTGGGCATTCGTTGTGCCACTGATCAGCCTTTTGTTGGCGTGGCCAACATCCGGGCTAAGCCTTTTGCTATTGATAGGGTATCCCGTTTTGATGAGGCGAGTCTATCGCTACTACCAAGGACGTGGGTTCACAAATTCGGACGCAAGATTGGCCGCTATTTTTGATGTACTTGCTAAGTTCCCCCAATTCGTCGGCGTTGCGGTTTTTTACGTGAATCATTTACAGTCCAAACACACAAAACTAATTGAATATAAGGGAGCCACCCAATGA
- a CDS encoding glycosyltransferase family 4 protein: MSVFVETRRQISELPVSSPTPEFTGKIAYLVNQYPFPSGTFIRREIEAMENFGVQVVRFAIRQTDVRLSEPKDLVEASRTRIVLNLGVIGLFSAAFVTALTSPGKFLKTLALTIKLGWHSDRGLFCNLIYFLESCQLTRWLIQEKVEHLHAHYGTNPAAVAMFCRSLGGPTYSFTIHGPHEFDKPHFLRLGEKVARSKFAVTISEYGRSQLYRWTEREHWGKIAVVHCGLDKNYFSRELTPPPAARRLVFIGRLDEQKGTHLLVEAAKLLHEDGVDFQLTMVGDGPMRGELETMIQSYGLDECVRLAGWQNDDEVRESLLDSRALVLSSFAEGLPVVIMESLAMGRPVISTNIAGVGELVQPGVCGWLVPAGAVRPLADKMLEAIEMPVDQLAQYGKAGARLVMAHHNAITEAEKLARLIGLTEIHS; this comes from the coding sequence ATGAGTGTCTTCGTAGAAACACGCCGGCAAATCAGTGAGCTTCCAGTTTCATCACCGACACCGGAATTTACAGGGAAGATAGCCTACTTGGTAAATCAGTATCCCTTTCCTAGCGGAACATTCATTCGTCGTGAAATTGAAGCAATGGAGAATTTTGGAGTCCAAGTTGTTCGGTTTGCAATTCGTCAAACAGATGTTCGCCTTTCTGAGCCGAAGGATTTAGTCGAGGCGTCGCGAACTCGAATCGTTCTAAATCTCGGTGTGATCGGTTTGTTTTCAGCGGCATTTGTCACGGCGCTGACAAGTCCCGGGAAATTTCTGAAGACGCTTGCCCTGACCATCAAGCTTGGCTGGCATTCCGATCGCGGTTTGTTCTGTAACTTGATTTACTTTCTAGAATCCTGCCAGCTAACACGTTGGTTGATTCAGGAAAAGGTCGAACACTTGCATGCCCACTACGGAACGAATCCGGCAGCGGTTGCGATGTTTTGCCGATCGCTTGGCGGTCCAACTTATAGTTTCACCATTCACGGCCCGCATGAATTTGACAAGCCACATTTCTTAAGACTCGGCGAAAAGGTGGCTCGTTCGAAGTTCGCAGTAACGATTAGCGAATACGGTCGTAGCCAGCTTTATCGGTGGACTGAACGAGAGCATTGGGGAAAGATTGCGGTTGTTCACTGTGGTCTCGATAAGAATTACTTCAGTCGAGAGCTCACACCGCCGCCTGCTGCCCGACGACTAGTTTTTATCGGTCGATTGGACGAGCAGAAGGGAACACACCTGTTGGTCGAAGCTGCCAAATTATTGCATGAAGACGGGGTCGATTTCCAATTGACCATGGTAGGTGATGGACCGATGCGTGGCGAACTCGAGACCATGATTCAGAGCTATGGACTCGATGAATGTGTTCGCTTAGCAGGTTGGCAGAACGATGACGAAGTCCGTGAGTCGCTGCTAGATTCTCGAGCACTTGTATTATCAAGTTTTGCCGAAGGCTTGCCCGTTGTGATCATGGAATCTTTGGCGATGGGACGGCCTGTTATTTCAACCAACATTGCAGGCGTTGGCGAATTGGTTCAGCCGGGTGTTTGTGGATGGCTGGTTCCCGCCGGTGCGGTTAGACCACTTGCCGATAAAATGCTCGAAGCGATTGAAATGCCTGTTGATCAATTGGCACAGTACGGCAAGGCTGGTGCCAGATTGGTGATGGCACATCACAATGCGATAACTGAAGCCGAGAAGCTTGCTCGATTGATTGGTTTGACCGAAATCCACTCATGA
- a CDS encoding serine O-acetyltransferase, whose amino-acid sequence MKYDGDTVKAWAGDSQWRAWRADLARFKKQGHSGWGSEGFWALTLYRMQRAIVLSKYRQALLPLKMLLTLVNKVFTVVTLINLNKNAPIGPGLFIPHGGPIIVHPDASLGADCAIHQVCTIGAGSKPGAPQIGDHVMLGCHSCVLGPVVIGNGAKVGAGAVVTSDVPAGATAVGVPAKPLGKG is encoded by the coding sequence ATGAAATACGACGGAGATACGGTAAAGGCTTGGGCGGGCGATAGCCAATGGCGAGCCTGGCGTGCAGACCTTGCGAGGTTCAAGAAGCAAGGTCATTCAGGTTGGGGATCCGAGGGTTTTTGGGCTTTGACCTTGTATCGCATGCAACGTGCGATCGTGTTAAGCAAGTATCGACAGGCTTTGTTACCACTGAAAATGTTGCTGACACTCGTCAACAAGGTTTTCACGGTGGTTACTCTGATCAACTTGAACAAGAACGCCCCCATCGGTCCGGGCCTCTTCATTCCTCACGGTGGCCCCATCATCGTGCATCCCGATGCCAGCCTAGGGGCTGATTGTGCAATTCATCAAGTTTGCACCATCGGCGCGGGATCCAAGCCTGGCGCGCCACAGATCGGTGACCACGTGATGTTGGGTTGTCACAGTTGTGTGCTTGGGCCCGTTGTGATTGGCAATGGGGCTAAAGTCGGTGCCGGGGCGGTCGTGACATCGGACGTACCCGCGGGTGCAACCGCCGTCGGTGTCCCAGCGAAACCACTTGGAAAGGGTTGA
- a CDS encoding sugar transferase, translated as MSTVSANDFATIRYDRFARRFANLVRSAFSYDRLKRLTDVVIASTVIVILSPMFVIVALLIKFTDFGPILFVQTRIGQDGVPFSCLKFRSMRVNADELKAKLLSESHHKDGRTFKMRKDPRITSIGRIIRKFSIDEMPQLWNVVRGEMSLVGPRPSCPQEVAIYHREDWQRLQVKPGLTCIWQVRGRGDIPFEQQVQMDLEYVEERSLWLDFKLLVLTVPAVVLAKGAY; from the coding sequence ATGTCCACTGTTTCAGCTAATGATTTTGCTACGATCCGCTACGACCGATTTGCTCGTCGTTTTGCGAATCTCGTCCGTAGTGCTTTCAGTTACGATCGTCTGAAGCGTTTGACTGATGTGGTGATTGCATCGACGGTGATTGTGATTCTGTCGCCCATGTTCGTGATTGTGGCGTTGCTGATCAAATTCACGGACTTCGGGCCGATACTGTTTGTACAGACTCGAATCGGCCAAGACGGCGTGCCGTTCTCGTGTTTGAAGTTTCGCTCGATGCGAGTCAACGCGGACGAGTTGAAGGCAAAGTTGCTTTCAGAAAGCCATCATAAAGATGGTCGTACGTTCAAGATGCGTAAAGATCCGCGTATCACTTCGATCGGCCGGATCATTCGTAAATTCAGCATTGACGAAATGCCACAGCTTTGGAACGTCGTGCGTGGCGAGATGAGCTTGGTTGGCCCTCGTCCATCATGCCCGCAAGAGGTGGCGATCTATCATCGCGAAGATTGGCAACGGCTTCAGGTCAAGCCAGGTTTGACTTGCATTTGGCAGGTTCGTGGTCGCGGTGACATCCCCTTCGAACAACAAGTTCAAATGGATCTCGAGTACGTCGAAGAGCGTAGTCTATGGCTCGACTTTAAGTTACTTGTCTTGACTGTCCCCGCGGTTGTGCTTGCCAAGGGTGCCTACTAG
- a CDS encoding glycosyltransferase encodes MLARKRVGIVEGPNVSRMGCLSRMDIDGFELQPLRTIPVHRLGNEDRFWSFSQLSADSNYDLVHATNTIPLNAKRFVVSFHDDPARRHVTGKPWQERLGTRILSSPSCRAITTQSEIAKRQLVDRYLSIGMTEAAKKVIVYRGEVGDSYSVPRAAFAAVDARASQSEFEGPLRLIFIAEDALGMGLLPTLDACESLRAVGTDIRLTIVSTLACGVDTVLGRFAPSRESLHNRIRSANWVKHWAPPSRRRVRQLIARNDLIVMPALDNVFGWQLVDAGMEGCPAITTNVFSLPEIVENEQTGLVISLPKNKSECWVGSTLSDSVKRDAIIDANHILRDQLTILIARLNFDRGRLRELGMAAQAKMQLMFGQAAAAEQLRQVYCNACC; translated from the coding sequence ATGTTGGCAAGAAAACGGGTTGGCATTGTGGAAGGGCCAAATGTCAGCCGCATGGGGTGTCTATCACGGATGGACATTGACGGTTTCGAATTGCAACCGCTGCGAACGATACCGGTGCATCGTTTGGGCAATGAAGATCGATTTTGGTCGTTCTCGCAATTGTCCGCCGATTCAAACTATGACTTGGTCCACGCGACGAACACTATTCCGCTGAATGCAAAGCGTTTTGTCGTGTCATTTCATGACGATCCGGCTCGGCGGCATGTGACGGGCAAACCGTGGCAAGAAAGATTGGGAACGCGAATACTCTCTTCGCCATCGTGCCGGGCAATCACGACACAGAGTGAAATCGCCAAGCGTCAACTTGTCGATCGGTACTTGTCAATTGGAATGACCGAAGCAGCAAAGAAGGTCATTGTCTATCGAGGTGAGGTTGGCGACAGCTATAGCGTACCGCGTGCCGCGTTCGCGGCAGTCGACGCGCGAGCGAGTCAATCGGAATTCGAAGGGCCATTACGATTGATTTTTATTGCTGAGGACGCGTTGGGCATGGGATTGTTACCGACCCTTGACGCTTGTGAATCGCTGCGTGCAGTTGGCACAGATATCCGGTTGACGATCGTTTCGACTTTGGCTTGTGGTGTTGACACCGTGCTGGGGCGATTTGCTCCATCGCGAGAAAGTCTTCACAACCGGATTCGGTCAGCGAATTGGGTAAAACATTGGGCGCCGCCATCGCGACGACGCGTGCGTCAACTAATCGCGAGGAATGATTTAATTGTGATGCCAGCGCTCGACAATGTATTTGGTTGGCAATTGGTTGATGCAGGGATGGAAGGTTGTCCGGCAATCACAACAAACGTTTTTTCGCTACCCGAGATTGTTGAGAATGAACAAACGGGATTGGTCATTTCATTACCAAAGAACAAATCTGAATGTTGGGTTGGATCGACACTGTCTGACAGTGTCAAACGCGATGCCATTATTGACGCCAATCACATTTTGCGTGATCAACTGACGATTCTGATTGCTCGTCTAAATTTCGATCGTGGCCGACTGCGAGAGTTGGGTATGGCGGCGCAAGCGAAGATGCAGCTCATGTTCGGACAGGCTGCTGCAGCAGAACAATTGCGACAGGTTTACTGCAATGCATGTTGCTGA